The proteins below are encoded in one region of Aequorivita iocasae:
- a CDS encoding GNAT family N-acetyltransferase yields MASEIEISIKVIPPSEIFSIVPYLQILGNNAVPEAVIKERLKEMVQQNYECLGIFDEEKLIGICGLWFQTRHYAGRSLEMDHVIIDHTYRRHGIGKMLVDFVSDYAAKKSCNWVELNSYVHNFPSHKFFYNQGFVAKGYHFVKEL; encoded by the coding sequence ATGGCTTCGGAAATTGAAATATCTATTAAAGTCATTCCTCCTTCAGAAATTTTTAGCATCGTTCCTTATTTACAAATATTGGGGAATAATGCTGTGCCAGAAGCTGTCATTAAAGAGCGATTAAAGGAAATGGTTCAGCAGAATTACGAATGCCTTGGCATTTTTGACGAAGAAAAATTAATTGGCATTTGCGGACTGTGGTTTCAAACGCGGCATTACGCAGGCAGAAGTCTGGAAATGGACCACGTGATTATTGACCATACCTACCGACGTCACGGAATTGGCAAAATGCTAGTTGATTTTGTAAGCGATTACGCCGCCAAAAAATCCTGCAATTGGGTAGAGCTAAATAGCTATGTGCACAATTTTCCTTCGCATAAATTTTTTTACAACCAAGGTTTTGTGGCAAAAGGGTATCATTTTGTGAAGGAATTATAA
- a CDS encoding carboxypeptidase-like regulatory domain-containing protein has product MLGLFQLAAQEKSLQGKITNDIDIDGVHVLNISSRFNTITDENGHFTIKVKPRDTLIFSSIKYMPEKVTVTEAIFEKGVITVQLTELVNELDEVFLEPNLTGNIAADLKKIKTEKPINFDDVGIPGFKGEPEEKIVPMYFAVTPLSVNLEALYKHISGYYKNLKIRRKWEYENNAVAKMINYYTIPFFKTTYEIPENRVYDFLLFCAETSPIESDFKKEHYGSVLLILDEKAKIYKNRLSEENKE; this is encoded by the coding sequence ATGTTAGGGCTATTTCAACTAGCCGCACAGGAAAAATCGCTGCAGGGAAAAATCACCAACGACATTGACATTGATGGAGTTCACGTTTTGAACATTTCTTCACGGTTTAACACCATTACCGATGAAAATGGGCATTTTACCATAAAAGTGAAACCGAGGGATACCCTAATTTTTTCTTCTATAAAATATATGCCAGAGAAAGTGACCGTTACGGAAGCTATTTTTGAAAAAGGTGTAATAACAGTGCAACTTACCGAACTTGTGAACGAACTGGATGAAGTTTTTTTGGAACCCAATCTCACGGGAAATATTGCTGCAGACCTCAAAAAAATAAAGACAGAAAAACCTATAAATTTTGACGATGTGGGGATCCCGGGCTTTAAGGGCGAGCCCGAAGAAAAAATTGTGCCCATGTACTTTGCGGTAACGCCGCTTAGTGTAAACCTTGAGGCTCTGTACAAGCATATTTCGGGGTATTATAAAAATTTGAAAATTCGAAGAAAGTGGGAATATGAAAACAATGCCGTGGCAAAAATGATAAATTATTATACAATTCCATTTTTCAAAACCACCTATGAAATTCCTGAAAATAGAGTATATGATTTTCTACTTTTCTGTGCTGAAACGTCCCCCATTGAAAGTGATTTTAAAAAAGAACACTACGGCAGTGTGCTGTTAATTTTGGATGAAAAAGCAAAGATTTACAAAAATCGTCTTTCTGAAGAAAATAAAGAATAA
- a CDS encoding peptide MFS transporter produces MGNVISEGDQPQLFGHPKGLLYLFFAELWERFSFYGMRALLVLYMTKHLLYDDDMAFGVYAAYMSLVYVTPMIGGILADKILGYRKAIILGGILMVFGHFFLSIEMPIFFYGSLGLIIVGNGFFKPNISSFVGELYAQGDSRRDSGFTIFYLGINLGAAIAPLLCAWFAVTYGWHYGFVLAGIGMVTGLLVFRSGLKNNVFGNKGHVPNQQIYDDKKFGINSGKLIVLAAIASVGVFATLVRFNEFEGYLVWIVSAFLIFYIGFILTKVTSKERKRLLVAVYFTILYTLFSAIFEQAGSSLTLFADRNVNLVGMDAAGTNSINAGFIILLAIPFSLLWTFLSRKKINPNSTVKFGLGLLFLGLGFIVFALSAHSVDDFAKTSMSYLVIGYMVLTIGELFLSPIGLSKMTELSPLKYVAFIMGVWFSANFYGHFFAGKIAKLTTVSDGNTNVFSEGFFGKITEYITGLSPQIASGQSDAFQQLFSYVSVYASFGVISVIVGIFAILISPIIKKMMAGIH; encoded by the coding sequence ATGGGCAATGTAATTTCCGAAGGGGATCAACCTCAACTTTTCGGCCATCCAAAAGGTCTTCTTTATCTATTTTTCGCTGAACTGTGGGAACGTTTTTCCTTTTATGGAATGCGCGCCTTGCTCGTTCTCTACATGACCAAACATCTTTTGTATGATGACGATATGGCTTTTGGCGTTTACGCCGCTTATATGTCTTTGGTTTATGTAACGCCCATGATTGGTGGAATTTTAGCCGATAAAATTCTCGGCTATCGAAAAGCAATCATTCTCGGTGGAATATTAATGGTGTTTGGCCACTTTTTTCTTTCAATTGAAATGCCGATATTCTTCTATGGTTCATTGGGATTGATAATTGTTGGGAATGGTTTTTTCAAACCAAACATTTCCTCATTCGTAGGTGAACTTTATGCGCAAGGCGATTCCCGTCGTGACTCAGGTTTTACCATTTTCTATCTCGGAATCAATTTGGGCGCTGCAATAGCACCATTGCTCTGCGCTTGGTTCGCCGTTACTTATGGCTGGCATTACGGTTTCGTCTTAGCAGGAATTGGAATGGTTACGGGGCTTCTGGTTTTTAGAAGTGGTTTAAAAAATAATGTATTCGGAAATAAGGGGCACGTTCCGAATCAGCAGATTTACGATGACAAAAAGTTCGGTATAAATAGCGGAAAACTGATTGTTTTGGCAGCGATTGCCTCGGTTGGCGTTTTTGCGACTTTGGTTCGCTTTAATGAATTTGAAGGCTATTTGGTATGGATTGTTTCCGCTTTTTTGATTTTTTACATTGGGTTTATTCTTACAAAAGTTACATCAAAAGAAAGAAAAAGACTGCTCGTAGCGGTTTACTTTACCATACTTTACACACTGTTTTCGGCAATTTTTGAACAAGCTGGAAGCTCATTAACACTTTTTGCAGACAGAAACGTGAATTTGGTTGGAATGGACGCAGCAGGGACCAATAGTATAAATGCAGGATTTATCATTCTTTTAGCAATTCCGTTTTCCCTGCTTTGGACTTTTTTAAGTCGAAAAAAAATAAATCCGAATTCTACCGTAAAATTTGGTCTCGGTCTTCTATTTCTTGGGCTTGGCTTTATTGTTTTTGCACTTTCGGCACACAGCGTTGATGATTTTGCAAAGACCTCGATGAGTTATTTGGTGATTGGCTACATGGTTTTGACGATTGGGGAATTATTTCTTTCGCCCATCGGGCTTTCAAAAATGACGGAGCTTTCCCCTTTAAAATATGTTGCTTTCATTATGGGCGTTTGGTTTTCGGCAAATTTTTACGGTCATTTTTTCGCGGGAAAAATTGCAAAATTGACTACGGTTTCAGACGGAAATACAAATGTTTTTTCGGAAGGGTTCTTCGGAAAAATTACGGAATATATCACCGGATTATCACCACAAATTGCCTCGGGACAAAGTGATGCCTTTCAACAATTGTTCTCGTACGTTTCGGTATATGCGAGTTTTGGGGTAATTAGCGTGATTGTGGGTATATTTGCAATACTCATTTCGCCAATCATTAAAAAGATGATGGCCGGTATTCACTAA
- a CDS encoding T9SS type A sorting domain-containing protein, which yields MTPKKLSSTLLLSGFMVASVAAQNIMITDNNSPNEPSIMMNPLNTDILVAGANLNNVYNSSDGGLTWSEQQMTSSYGVWGDPTFDVDTDGNFYYFHLSNPPSGNWIDRIVCQKSTDSGNNWSNGTFMGLNGTKAQDKQWSIVDRTNNNIYVTWTQFDDYGSSNPNDKSVILFSKSTDRGQTWSEAKKINIVDGNCIDEDDTVEGAVPAVGPNGEIYVAWAGPNGLVFNKSLDQGETWLNEEIAIDPMPTGWDYSIPGISRANGLPITKCDLSGGPNHGTIYVNWSDQRNGANDTDVFMSKSIDGGDTWSAPTRVNDDPVGKHQFFTWMDIDQTNGNLFFVFYDRREYNDNQTDVYIAYSDDGGNTIVNKRISESPFTPNSGIFFGDYTNIVAHNNIVRPIWTRLDTSQLSIWTDITPSPILFAGNGAEQQVNNIVQYPNPASEISYVSFKLHEEATVSIDLFDGQGRKVYTVMNNETKGYGKYIIPMDLSEMNLANGSYFCKLTVNGNTKTLKMIVVE from the coding sequence ATGACTCCCAAAAAACTATCTTCTACTTTATTGCTCTCAGGTTTTATGGTTGCTTCTGTAGCGGCCCAAAATATAATGATAACTGATAACAACTCTCCAAACGAACCTTCCATTATGATGAACCCGCTGAACACGGATATTCTTGTGGCGGGCGCTAACTTAAACAATGTTTATAACAGCAGCGATGGAGGTCTTACCTGGAGTGAGCAGCAAATGACGTCGAGCTACGGTGTGTGGGGTGACCCCACTTTTGATGTGGATACGGATGGAAATTTCTATTATTTCCACCTTTCAAACCCTCCAAGCGGTAACTGGATTGACCGTATAGTCTGTCAAAAATCTACAGATAGCGGCAACAATTGGAGCAATGGTACATTTATGGGTTTGAATGGTACAAAGGCGCAGGATAAGCAGTGGAGCATTGTGGACAGAACCAATAATAACATTTATGTAACCTGGACTCAGTTTGATGATTATGGAAGTAGCAACCCAAATGATAAGTCTGTCATTCTTTTTTCAAAATCTACAGATCGCGGACAAACATGGTCCGAAGCAAAAAAGATTAACATTGTTGATGGAAATTGTATTGATGAAGACGATACGGTTGAGGGCGCAGTCCCTGCAGTTGGCCCCAATGGCGAAATTTATGTGGCCTGGGCGGGCCCGAACGGCCTTGTTTTCAATAAATCATTAGATCAGGGCGAAACTTGGCTTAATGAAGAAATTGCAATAGACCCGATGCCAACAGGCTGGGATTATTCCATTCCGGGCATTAGTCGTGCAAATGGTTTGCCAATAACTAAATGCGATTTAAGTGGGGGTCCGAACCATGGAACAATCTATGTGAACTGGAGCGACCAACGAAACGGCGCAAACGATACTGATGTTTTTATGAGCAAGTCTATTGACGGCGGTGATACATGGAGCGCACCTACACGAGTAAATGACGATCCTGTCGGGAAACATCAATTTTTTACTTGGATGGACATAGACCAAACCAACGGCAATTTGTTTTTTGTGTTTTACGACAGAAGGGAATATAACGACAACCAAACGGATGTTTATATTGCTTATTCAGATGATGGCGGAAATACTATTGTAAACAAACGGATAAGTGAATCGCCCTTCACGCCTAATTCTGGAATTTTCTTTGGTGATTACACAAACATAGTTGCGCACAACAATATCGTTCGACCCATTTGGACAAGGCTTGATACCTCTCAATTAAGCATTTGGACAGACATTACCCCATCTCCCATTCTTTTTGCTGGAAATGGAGCAGAACAGCAAGTAAACAATATTGTTCAATACCCAAATCCTGCCAGCGAGATAAGCTATGTTTCGTTTAAGCTTCACGAAGAAGCCACTGTTAGTATTGATCTTTTTGATGGACAAGGAAGAAAGGTCTATACTGTAATGAACAATGAAACTAAAGGTTACGGCAAGTATATAATTCCTATGGATTTAAGCGAAATGAACCTTGCCAACGGAAGCTATTTTTGCAAACTGACAGTGAATGGAAACACTAAAACCCTTAAAATGATTGTAGTTGAATAA
- a CDS encoding amidohydrolase family protein has translation MKRKLRINGHSHLLPYPEEIPKFMKDKGIFWVDKDRKFMLQKDWSRPVTDSSFFLNEKLEWMERFKIDHAVVLNLSQLYGNGLRVEEMKQALRFQNDFNAKIQHEHPSKFTCGFVVHPGFVRGALWEMERCVEELGMQLLCLPTHYMDTIGTWRCIFDEENEPIFELASKYNLAVEIHPYDGEKFIKLENTAWRFHLIWMLAQCADAYHFLTLNGYADKFPGMRTCFAHGGQLAQINLGRRIQGFDGRPDLFKGKVHPRKSVGHKNIFFDTLVHDTGSLELVVKNQGAKQVLVGLDDPYPLGEMESAPQSSYPGKILDLALERKIITQEEADAMWEDNVIRWLCGDDEAAKQKLVNRILGENDRSS, from the coding sequence ATGAAACGAAAACTTCGCATTAACGGCCACTCACATCTGCTTCCCTATCCCGAGGAAATTCCAAAGTTTATGAAGGATAAAGGAATTTTTTGGGTAGATAAAGACCGTAAATTTATGCTTCAAAAAGATTGGAGCAGGCCTGTTACCGATTCCAGTTTCTTTTTGAATGAAAAGCTGGAATGGATGGAGCGTTTCAAAATAGATCACGCCGTGGTTTTAAACCTTTCCCAGCTCTATGGAAACGGACTCCGCGTGGAAGAAATGAAGCAAGCGCTTCGTTTTCAGAATGACTTTAACGCAAAAATACAGCACGAGCATCCTTCAAAATTTACATGTGGATTTGTGGTACACCCCGGATTTGTACGCGGCGCACTTTGGGAAATGGAACGCTGTGTGGAAGAGCTGGGAATGCAGCTTCTTTGTTTGCCTACACATTATATGGACACCATAGGTACATGGCGCTGCATTTTTGATGAAGAAAACGAGCCCATTTTTGAACTGGCTTCAAAGTATAATCTCGCTGTTGAAATTCATCCGTATGATGGAGAAAAATTCATAAAACTTGAAAACACCGCATGGCGCTTCCACCTTATTTGGATGCTGGCACAATGTGCCGATGCCTATCATTTTTTAACATTGAATGGATACGCCGATAAATTTCCCGGAATGCGCACTTGCTTTGCTCACGGCGGCCAATTGGCACAGATAAACCTGGGAAGAAGAATCCAAGGTTTTGATGGCCGTCCCGATCTTTTTAAAGGAAAAGTGCACCCCCGAAAATCTGTTGGCCATAAAAATATTTTCTTCGATACATTGGTCCACGATACCGGTTCATTGGAACTGGTGGTGAAAAACCAGGGCGCAAAACAAGTTTTAGTTGGCTTGGATGACCCGTATCCGCTGGGGGAAATGGAAAGTGCACCACAGTCCTCCTATCCCGGAAAAATTTTGGATTTGGCTTTGGAACGCAAAATTATAACCCAAGAAGAGGCGGATGCCATGTGGGAAGACAACGTAATCCGCTGGCTTTGCGGCGATGATGAAGCTGCAAAACAAAAATTGGTAAACAGAATTCTTGGCGAAAATGACCGAAGTAGCTAA
- a CDS encoding O-methyltransferase — protein sequence MDFLPEKINDYVEKYSQAEPKLLAKLNRETWQKQMQPRMLSGHLQGRVLSMFSKLIQPKNILEIGTYTGYSALCLAEGMRENGELHTIDINEELFDFQRKYFDESPFGKQIFQHLGNALEIIPKLEKTFDLVFIDADKNNYPNYLKIILPKLNKGSVILSDNVLWSGKVVETLKEGDEDTKALIQYNKLLNEHPKLETVLLPIRDGLTISRVVD from the coding sequence ATGGATTTTCTTCCCGAAAAAATAAACGATTACGTTGAAAAGTACTCGCAAGCCGAACCAAAATTGCTTGCAAAACTAAATCGCGAAACCTGGCAAAAACAGATGCAGCCACGTATGCTGAGCGGGCATTTGCAGGGGCGGGTTTTAAGTATGTTTTCCAAATTGATTCAGCCAAAAAATATTCTTGAAATAGGGACTTACACGGGTTATTCTGCTTTGTGTCTAGCCGAGGGAATGCGGGAAAACGGTGAGCTTCATACCATTGACATCAATGAAGAATTGTTCGATTTTCAACGGAAGTATTTTGACGAATCGCCTTTCGGGAAACAGATTTTCCAACATTTGGGCAATGCTTTGGAAATAATTCCGAAGCTTGAGAAAACTTTCGATTTAGTTTTTATTGATGCAGATAAAAACAATTATCCAAATTATCTGAAAATAATTCTTCCGAAGTTGAATAAAGGCTCAGTTATTTTAAGCGACAACGTACTTTGGAGCGGAAAGGTTGTTGAAACGTTGAAAGAAGGCGATGAAGACACAAAAGCGCTTATTCAGTATAATAAATTATTGAATGAGCATCCAAAACTTGAAACGGTACTTTTGCCAATTCGCGACGGACTTACCATTTCACGGGTTGTGGATTAG
- the pepE gene encoding dipeptidase PepE, which produces MKNLLIASTSTVYGGEYLDYLTEEIAELFKDSEEVIFIPYARPGGISHDEYTEKAAKTFQKIGKKLIGLHTFENPVEALKNAKGAFTGGGNTFVLVSALYRLEIMQPLREAIFNGLPYLGTSAGSNICGVSMQTTNDMPIVYPPSFKTLGVIPFNLNPHYLDLDPNSKHMGETRETRIAEFHTQNTIPVIGLREGSWLRVNGDEIILKGKLKARVFEQNKEPYEVETGTEFSNFQ; this is translated from the coding sequence ATGAAAAACCTACTCATAGCAAGTACCAGCACTGTTTACGGCGGCGAATATTTAGACTATTTAACCGAAGAAATAGCCGAGCTTTTTAAGGACTCCGAAGAAGTAATCTTTATTCCCTACGCACGTCCCGGAGGAATCAGCCACGACGAATACACAGAAAAAGCCGCAAAAACATTTCAGAAAATTGGCAAAAAACTAATTGGGCTGCACACTTTTGAAAACCCAGTGGAAGCATTAAAAAACGCAAAAGGTGCCTTTACCGGCGGCGGAAACACCTTTGTTTTGGTAAGCGCGCTCTACCGTTTGGAAATTATGCAACCGCTTCGCGAAGCTATTTTTAATGGGTTACCATATTTAGGCACCAGCGCTGGCAGTAATATTTGCGGGGTTTCTATGCAGACTACTAATGATATGCCCATAGTATATCCGCCTTCTTTTAAAACTTTGGGCGTGATTCCCTTCAACCTCAACCCACATTATTTAGATCTCGACCCAAACAGCAAACACATGGGCGAAACCCGAGAAACCCGTATTGCGGAATTCCATACGCAAAACACAATTCCGGTTATAGGACTGCGCGAAGGAAGTTGGCTTCGAGTAAACGGCGATGAAATTATTTTGAAAGGCAAACTGAAAGCCCGCGTTTTTGAGCAAAACAAAGAACCGTACGAGGTTGAAACTGGAACTGAGTTTTCAAATTTTCAATAA
- a CDS encoding Sec-independent protein translocase subunit TatA/TatB, which yields MISQAIFLFISGAEIGFILFIVLLVFGADKIPEIARGMGKAMRQVKDATNDIKSEITKSAEKQDIDIDITKDVRKEIDQVKDEVDEITGPIKRKF from the coding sequence ATGATTTCACAGGCAATTTTTCTTTTTATCAGCGGTGCCGAAATAGGTTTTATCCTTTTCATCGTGCTTTTGGTCTTTGGTGCTGACAAAATACCAGAGATTGCTCGCGGAATGGGCAAAGCGATGCGACAGGTAAAGGACGCTACCAACGATATTAAATCTGAAATCACCAAAAGTGCTGAAAAACAGGACATTGATATAGATATTACCAAAGATGTCCGGAAGGAGATAGACCAAGTGAAAGATGAGGTCGATGAAATTACAGGCCCAATAAAAAGAAAGTTTTAA
- a CDS encoding M1 family metallopeptidase, translating into MRLFNSLLCMALFLFAGTVSAQDETESQKREPGHYNTNRFKQLYEEFATPNMFRTASGAPGPKYYQQQADYVMDIELDDKNKKLSGFETITYTNNSPDVLEYLWVQLDQNKRAKDSKSPLIEPSNALPGDMAGNFVNNYMGTPFDGGFNILEVKDAKGAPLKYIINQTMMRIDMPKKLSPGEKFVFSIKWWYNINDHVVDRARSGYETFEDGNRGYVIAQFYPRMAVYNDVEGWQNSQFWGRDEFALPFGNFEVNITVPADHIMDATGELQNRKEIFTKTMMDRYEAAQKSFDKPVVIVTQAEAEAASKNFSTAKRTWKFKAENVRDYAFATSRKYIWDMMAVKMGSGSVMAVSLYPPESNPLWEDWSTRAVTSTLKTYSRMTFDYPYSKAISVSAKNQGMEYPMICWNYGRPDKDGTISDRTKYGMISVIIHEVGHNYFPMIVNSDERQWTWMDEGLNTFTQYVAEQDFGEEYPEAIAPNKKYPSRRGPANKIVDYMAGDQSQLAPIMTKGLNTYNFGANAYAKPATALNILRETIMGRELFDFAFKTYANRWMFKHPTPEDFFRTMEDASAIDLDWYWREWFYTTDYVDIGVKEVKKFFVTSKINKEARQMMDANGIKESNLPPLVYFVKEDSEDFEESMRDVKIEDVKTLKEYIADNIPVEERANLKNPRYFYEIIFEKPGGIPMPIIVELTYSDGTSEKITYPAEIWRKNDDSVGKFFGSEKEITKIEIDPDEETADIDTTNNTWPKRKKLSAFDKFKSQTSPD; encoded by the coding sequence ATGCGATTATTTAATTCCCTTTTATGTATGGCTCTTTTTCTCTTTGCAGGTACTGTTTCTGCGCAAGATGAGACAGAATCCCAAAAGCGTGAGCCTGGCCATTACAATACCAATCGTTTTAAACAACTTTATGAAGAGTTTGCTACACCAAACATGTTCCGCACCGCAAGTGGAGCGCCAGGGCCCAAATATTACCAACAGCAAGCGGATTATGTAATGGACATAGAGCTGGATGACAAAAACAAAAAGCTTTCCGGTTTTGAGACTATAACATATACAAACAATTCACCGGATGTTTTGGAATATCTTTGGGTGCAATTAGATCAGAATAAAAGGGCAAAAGATTCCAAATCGCCTTTGATTGAACCTTCTAATGCATTGCCCGGAGATATGGCCGGAAATTTTGTAAATAATTATATGGGAACTCCTTTTGATGGAGGCTTCAACATTTTGGAGGTGAAAGATGCCAAAGGAGCCCCATTAAAGTATATTATCAACCAAACGATGATGCGAATTGATATGCCGAAGAAATTAAGCCCAGGCGAAAAATTTGTATTTTCTATCAAATGGTGGTACAACATCAATGATCACGTAGTAGACCGCGCCCGCAGTGGGTATGAAACTTTTGAGGATGGCAATCGTGGGTATGTAATAGCACAGTTCTATCCACGAATGGCCGTTTACAATGATGTGGAAGGTTGGCAAAATAGCCAATTCTGGGGAAGAGATGAATTTGCACTTCCTTTCGGTAATTTTGAAGTAAATATTACCGTTCCGGCAGACCATATTATGGATGCCACAGGAGAGCTTCAAAACAGAAAGGAAATTTTCACCAAAACGATGATGGATCGTTACGAAGCTGCTCAAAAATCTTTTGACAAGCCTGTTGTTATTGTAACCCAAGCCGAGGCCGAAGCTGCTTCCAAGAATTTTTCAACAGCCAAAAGAACCTGGAAATTTAAAGCAGAAAATGTACGCGACTATGCCTTTGCAACTTCCCGAAAATACATTTGGGATATGATGGCCGTTAAAATGGGCAGTGGTTCTGTAATGGCAGTTTCTTTGTACCCACCAGAATCTAACCCGCTTTGGGAAGATTGGTCAACACGCGCTGTGACAAGTACATTAAAAACCTATTCACGTATGACTTTTGATTATCCGTACTCCAAAGCCATTTCGGTAAGTGCTAAAAACCAAGGAATGGAATACCCCATGATTTGCTGGAATTATGGAAGACCAGACAAAGATGGAACCATTAGCGACCGTACAAAATATGGAATGATAAGCGTGATAATTCATGAGGTAGGACATAATTATTTTCCGATGATCGTGAATAGTGATGAGCGCCAATGGACCTGGATGGACGAGGGGTTAAATACCTTTACCCAATATGTGGCCGAACAGGATTTTGGAGAGGAATATCCTGAAGCTATAGCACCTAATAAAAAATATCCTTCACGTCGTGGCCCTGCAAACAAAATTGTGGACTATATGGCTGGCGACCAAAGCCAGTTGGCGCCCATTATGACCAAAGGATTGAATACCTATAATTTTGGAGCAAACGCATATGCAAAACCTGCAACGGCCCTTAACATTCTTCGCGAAACAATCATGGGGCGGGAATTGTTTGACTTTGCCTTTAAAACCTATGCAAACCGCTGGATGTTCAAACACCCAACTCCCGAAGATTTTTTCAGAACAATGGAAGATGCTTCGGCAATAGATTTGGATTGGTACTGGAGAGAGTGGTTTTACACTACAGATTATGTGGATATTGGGGTGAAAGAGGTTAAAAAATTCTTCGTTACTTCTAAAATAAATAAAGAAGCCAGACAAATGATGGATGCCAACGGTATAAAAGAGAGCAATCTGCCGCCCTTGGTATATTTTGTAAAAGAGGATAGTGAAGATTTTGAAGAGAGCATGCGCGATGTGAAAATTGAAGATGTGAAAACCTTGAAAGAATATATAGCAGACAATATTCCAGTGGAAGAGCGCGCCAATTTAAAAAATCCAAGATATTTCTACGAGATAATTTTTGAAAAACCAGGAGGGATTCCAATGCCCATTATTGTAGAATTAACCTACAGCGATGGAACTTCGGAAAAAATTACCTATCCAGCAGAGATTTGGCGAAAAAATGATGATTCTGTAGGTAAGTTTTTTGGATCTGAAAAAGAAATCACCAAAATTGAGATAGATCCTGATGAGGAAACTGCTGACATTGACACAACTAACAACACTTGGCCCAAGCGTAAAAAATTAAGTGCTTTTGATAAGTTCAAAAGCCAAACAAGTCCCGATTAA
- a CDS encoding DUF6702 family protein: MKYFRILLFLLIFPLFSATTAHKFYVSITKIEYVKEKQSLQIITKIFIDDIEDALQQRYDSSLSLGTKKETKTTDEDVKRYILSKLKIQVNGKSVKLDYIGKEYDTDMLVAYIEVTNLPTLNAIEIENKTLFEMFPEQQNIIHLKTPTTRKSLMLDKDEPNGTLKFN, from the coding sequence ATGAAATATTTTAGAATTCTCCTTTTTTTGCTCATCTTTCCGCTATTTTCAGCCACTACGGCGCACAAATTTTATGTGAGCATTACGAAAATTGAATATGTAAAGGAAAAACAATCACTTCAAATAATAACTAAAATATTTATTGATGATATTGAGGATGCACTGCAGCAGCGCTACGATTCTTCTCTTTCATTAGGCACCAAAAAGGAGACCAAAACCACTGATGAAGATGTAAAACGATATATTCTTTCAAAACTGAAAATACAGGTGAACGGAAAGTCCGTAAAACTTGATTACATAGGAAAAGAGTATGATACAGATATGCTCGTTGCCTATATAGAAGTTACAAACCTTCCCACGCTGAATGCTATTGAAATAGAAAATAAAACACTCTTTGAAATGTTTCCAGAGCAACAAAATATCATTCACCTAAAAACACCTACTACCCGTAAAAGTTTGATGCTGGATAAGGATGAACCCAACGGCACGCTGAAATTTAACTAA
- a CDS encoding phosphatase PAP2 family protein has product MLETLKQWDRELFIYLNSLGFERFDSFWVYVTQIESWTPLFIFFFLLIFYYYKLKKGATVAFFVLLTFGITIFFTGFVKDYVARLRPNNVEAFGELIRILQKPTNYSFFSGHASSSFAITTFMVLVLRKFTKWIYLAYIWPLVFVMSRIYVGVHYPSDIFVGALVGTLFAFFFYFLCKKVLAHKKLIHNP; this is encoded by the coding sequence ATGCTGGAAACCCTTAAGCAATGGGATCGGGAACTGTTTATTTATCTAAATAGTTTAGGTTTCGAACGCTTTGATAGCTTTTGGGTGTATGTTACACAAATTGAAAGTTGGACGCCATTATTTATCTTCTTTTTTTTACTCATATTTTATTACTATAAATTGAAAAAAGGCGCAACAGTTGCTTTTTTTGTTTTGTTGACCTTCGGAATAACTATATTTTTCACGGGTTTTGTAAAAGATTATGTGGCACGTTTGCGGCCCAATAATGTAGAAGCTTTTGGAGAATTAATCCGTATTTTGCAAAAGCCAACCAATTATAGTTTCTTTTCGGGTCATGCTTCCTCCAGTTTTGCGATAACCACTTTTATGGTTTTGGTTCTGCGGAAATTCACAAAGTGGATATACCTTGCGTATATTTGGCCGCTTGTTTTCGTAATGAGCCGGATTTATGTGGGCGTGCATTACCCAAGTGATATTTTTGTGGGGGCATTGGTTGGAACCCTATTTGCCTTTTTCTTTTACTTTCTGTGCAAAAAAGTTTTGGCACACAAAAAGCTAATCCACAACCCGTGA